The genomic region TTATCCGGCGGGAATATGCTCATGCACTATATTCCTAAAGAATTTCAAACGGATCTTTTAAAAAATGACGTCGCCGCAGTATTAAAAAAACATTCCGTTTCCGGCATCAACGGCGAAGCTGTCGGTTCGGCATATCTTATTTCCGCTCTTGAAAAGATAAACAATGTAAAATATAAAATAAAAAATTCTTACCGTCTGATGGAATTAAAGAACAACGGTTTTTGTGAAAGCGAAAAAAAAATTTGTCAGGCTTTTCTCGATGTAGAAATCAGACGCTGTACACAAGCGGACGTCTTAAATCTTTTGCCTCTGGAAACAGCGTACCAGGAAGAAGAAGTTTTGCCTTTCGGGCGCAAGGCAGATCCTGTGATCTGCCGATACATGCTTTCCGGCCGAATGAAAGAGCAATATATATTTGCAGCCTTTACAAAAGACGGTTCCGCAGTTGCAAAAGCCGCAACGTCCTCGCTTTCTTGGGAATGGGCTCAGCTAGGCGGGATATACACCGTTCCCGAATACCGCAGAAAAGGACTTGCCTTCGCCGTTTTAAAAAGCCTCATTTCTTTTCTTTTTTCAAATCAAAAAAACTGCGTCCTCTTTGTAAAAGACAAAAATACGAATGCGTATGAGTTATATAAAAAATGCGGTTTTAAAGAGATCGCCGCTTACACGATAGCTTATTATTCCGATGTTGTTTAACATGCGGTTTGCCTTTCGGGAAACGTCGTAATCCGGTTGCGCGTCCTTTCGCACACGGGGAACTCTTTCCGATAAGCCCAGGATCGCGCCGTAACAGTACGACTTCCAGGACAGTCCCTTTACCTTTAGCCTTCTACTTTTTACTCAGGTTTTTTGCCTTATCGCAGACGACACTGACGGCTTCAATCACAGCGCTTCGGAACCCGTTTTTTTCAAGACAAGCGACCCCTTCTATAGTTGTGCCTGCGGGAGAACAAACGGCATCCTTTAATGCAGCCGGGCATCTTCCGTCTTCCAATACCATTGAAGCCGCGCCCTTTACCGTCTGCGCCGCATAGACATAGGCTTGCTGACGCGGCATTCCGTAACGCACGGCCGCATCCGCGAGCGCTTCGATAAACATAAACACGAACGCCGGGCTTGAACCGCTTACGCCAGTAACGCAGTCCATCAGACTTTCGCTGACATTTTCTACCTTGCCCGCGCATTCAAGCAGTTTTGTTACAACTTCAATGTCGTCTGCAGATACGTCGGCGGAACAACACAGAGCCGTTATCGCCTGTTCCACGAGCGCGCTCATGTTAGGCATTATACGCATGACGGAAAAACCTTCCGCCGCCGTCTGGAGTTTTTCAAGAGGAATTCCCGCCGCCATTGATATTATGACCGAAGAATTTCTTAAAGAAGACTTTATTTCGTTTAAAACCTGAAAGACTACGGACGGTTTTACTCCCAAAAATAAAAAATCCGAAAAAGAAGCGACTTCCGCATTGGTTTTACAGACCGTGCATCCTGTTTCATCGGAAAACTTTTTTGCGTTTTCAAAATTAAGGGAAGAAACAAATATTTTTTCAGGTCTTATGATTTTTGTCATAGCTTTTAAAAGCGCGCTTCCCATTGTTCCGGCTCCTATACAGCCTATCGTAATGTTTGCAATATCTTTCATACTTCCTCCCAAATTGTGTTATAAAATCGGCCGAATACTATCCTCTTCCGACCGCGCGGATAAGACATTTTTCATCCGCCAAAAATAATGTTCCTTTTCCGCGTCCGTCGGCAATATGCTCAAGGCTGTCGTTTTGTTTTCCGTTAGCTAGGATCATCGGAATCCCGTATGATGTCGTCTTTTCGGCGGCTTGGAGCTTGGTTTCTATTCCTCCGGAACCGAAATCGTTCGCGCTTCCGATTTTTATATTTTTCCTAAGATCTTCTATGTCGCTCACGGTTTCTATAAGTTTTGCATCCTTGTTCGTCTTAGGATTATCGGTGTATATTCCGTCGATATCGCTGAACAATATGAGCAAATCCGCACTCCACAAAATTGCCGTCAAAGCGCTCAAATTATCGTTATCGCCTATACGGATTTCGTCAAAAGAAACCGAATCGTTTTCATTTATAATGGGAATAACGCCTTCGTCTACAAGCGTGAACAACGTATTTCGGATATTTAAAGTGCGGTGATCGTCGGCAAAATCGTCCTTTGTTAAAAGAAGCTGACCTATGTGCAAACTCTGTTCGCCGAAGGCTTTTCTCCAGTTATTCATAAGCTCGACCTGCCCTATGGCGCACAAAGCTTGCCGATAATGTACGTCCCTTTTATGAGCCCAGCCGGATATAGTTGAAATACCGCTTACCTGCGCCCCGGAAGAAACCAACACTATCTGTTTTCCCCTGTTTATCAAATTCTTACATTGTGCGGAAAAGCTCTGCATAAATTCAAAATTTGCAGTGCCGTCTTCTTTTGCAAGCGTATTGCTGCCGATCTTTATGATGATCTTTCTTGACCGCGATACAACTTCGGCAAGTATCTTTCCGTTTCCCGAATCGCTCATCTGATCTGTCCTTCTCCGTCAATCAGGAA from Treponema parvum harbors:
- a CDS encoding GNAT family N-acetyltransferase, giving the protein MNFIPVDREDKAIHDFLKKHEPFCVALIQSLKKKETSVYALYNRIKGEIKGVIALSGGNMLMHYIPKEFQTDLLKNDVAAVLKKHSVSGINGEAVGSAYLISALEKINNVKYKIKNSYRLMELKNNGFCESEKKICQAFLDVEIRRCTQADVLNLLPLETAYQEEEVLPFGRKADPVICRYMLSGRMKEQYIFAAFTKDGSAVAKAATSSLSWEWAQLGGIYTVPEYRRKGLAFAVLKSLISFLFSNQKNCVLFVKDKNTNAYELYKKCGFKEIAAYTIAYYSDVV
- the proC gene encoding pyrroline-5-carboxylate reductase; this translates as MKDIANITIGCIGAGTMGSALLKAMTKIIRPEKIFVSSLNFENAKKFSDETGCTVCKTNAEVASFSDFLFLGVKPSVVFQVLNEIKSSLRNSSVIISMAAGIPLEKLQTAAEGFSVMRIMPNMSALVEQAITALCCSADVSADDIEVVTKLLECAGKVENVSESLMDCVTGVSGSSPAFVFMFIEALADAAVRYGMPRQQAYVYAAQTVKGAASMVLEDGRCPAALKDAVCSPAGTTIEGVACLEKNGFRSAVIEAVSVVCDKAKNLSKK
- the proB gene encoding glutamate 5-kinase, with the protein product MSDSGNGKILAEVVSRSRKIIIKIGSNTLAKEDGTANFEFMQSFSAQCKNLINRGKQIVLVSSGAQVSGISTISGWAHKRDVHYRQALCAIGQVELMNNWRKAFGEQSLHIGQLLLTKDDFADDHRTLNIRNTLFTLVDEGVIPIINENDSVSFDEIRIGDNDNLSALTAILWSADLLILFSDIDGIYTDNPKTNKDAKLIETVSDIEDLRKNIKIGSANDFGSGGIETKLQAAEKTTSYGIPMILANGKQNDSLEHIADGRGKGTLFLADEKCLIRAVGRG